A single region of the Lepus europaeus isolate LE1 chromosome 1, mLepTim1.pri, whole genome shotgun sequence genome encodes:
- the SLC19A3 gene encoding thiamine transporter 2, whose product MEYFRMSPSNSWIYPTVILCLFGFFSTMRPSEPFLIPYLSGTSKNLTSTEITNEILPVWTYSYLVLLLPVFVLTDYVRYKPVIILQGISFIITWLLLLFGQGVKAMQVVEFFYGMVTATEVAYYAYIYSVVSPEHYQKVSSYCRSITLVSYTAASLLAQLLVSLANLSYFHLNVITMVSVSVAFIFSLFLPMPKKSMFFHAKPSKEIKESPSMDTVLKEACKDEAPGYEEKKPTLETPVTSGNQDDGHLGSPQTVALKVFVQWFQDLKECYSSKHLFYWSLWWAFSTAGFNQVLNYVQILWDYKAPSQNSLIYNGAVEAIATFGGAVAAFAVGYIRVNWDLLGELALAIFSVVSAGSLFAMHYTVNIWVCYAGYLIFKSSYMLLITIAVFQIAVNLSVERYALVFGINTFIALVIQTIMTVIVVDQRGLHLPISIQFLVYGSYFAVIAGVFLMRSLYIIYSATCQNKETQNPATIQNPDDPSPVEPSNNIIMLTKF is encoded by the exons ATGGAGTATTTCAGAATGTCACCAAGCAATTCCTGGATTTATCCCACTGTGATCCTCTGCTTATTTGGATTTTTCTCCACGATGAGACCTTCAGAACCCTTCCTTATCCCATATTTATCTGGAACAAGTAAAAATTTGACGAGCACAGAG ATCACAAATGAGATTCTTCCTGTTTGGACCTACTCTTACCTGGTGCTACTGCTCCCCGTGTTCGTCCTCACCGATTACGTCCGCTATAAGCCGGTCATCATCCTGCAAGGGATCAGCTTCATCATTACCTGGTTGCTGCTCTTGTTTGGCCAAGGAGTGAAGGCCATGCAGGTTGTTGAGTTCTTCTACGGGATGGTCACGGCCACTGAGGTAGCTTACTATGCCTACATCTACAGCGTGGTCAGCCCAGAGCACTATCAGAAAGTGAGCAGCTACTGTAGGAGCATCACACTGGTGTCTTATACAGCAGCCTCCTTGCTGGCCCAACTCCTAGTGTCCCTGGCCAACCTGTCGTACTTTCATCTCAATGTCATAACCATGGTCTCCGTCTCTGTGGCCTTCATTTTCTCGCTTTTTCTACCAATGCCCAAGAAAAGCATGTTCTTTCATGCAAAACCCAGCAAAGAGATAAAGGAGTCACCAAGCATGGACACAGTATTAAAAGAAGCCTGTAAGGATGAAGCACCAGGCTATGAAGAGAAGAAACCCACTTTGGAAACACCCGTGACTTCAGGGAACCAGGATGACGGCCACTTAGGCAGCCCCCAAACAGTGGCTTTGAAAGTTTTTGTGCAGTGGTTCCAAGATTTGAAGGAATGCTACTCCTCAAAACATCTTTTTTACTGGTCCTTATGGTGGGCCTTTTCCACAGCAGGTTTTAACCAGGTTTTGAACTATGTTCAAATCTTATGGGATTACAAGGCACCATCACAAAATTCTTTGATCTATAATGGGGCAGTGGAAGCTATTGCAACATTTGGAG GGGCTGTGGCTGCCTTCGCTGTGGGTTATATAAGGGTCAACTGGGATCTTCTGGGAGAGCTGGCTCTGGCGATCTTCTCAGTTGTCAGTGCAGGCTCTCTGTTTGCCATGCATTACACAGTCAACATCTGGGTCTGCTATGCTGGCTACCTGATCTTCAAGTCCAGCTACATGCTTCTTATAACCATAGCAGT ATTTCAGATTGCAGTTAATCTCAGTGTGGAACGCTATGCCCTGGTGTTCGGAATCAACACCTTCATAGCCTTGGTGATTCAAACCATTATGACTGTGATTGTGGTAGACCAGAGAGGGCTCCACCTGCCAATCAGCATTCAG tTTTTAGTGTATGGGAGTTATTTTGCCGTCATTGCTGGAGTTTTCCTAATGAGAAGTTTGTACATTATCTACTCAGCCACATGTCAAAATAAGGAAACGCAGAACCCTGCTACCATTCAGAATCCAGATGATCCATCCCCAGTGGAGCCAAGTAACAACATCATCATGTTAACAAAGTTCTAA